From a single Arachis hypogaea cultivar Tifrunner chromosome 3, arahy.Tifrunner.gnm2.J5K5, whole genome shotgun sequence genomic region:
- the LOC114927464 gene encoding uncharacterized protein yields the protein MSESFNAVIVEAREKPIVTMLEDSRVYIMTRWAANRARIQVYQGNIMLMILKKLEKRVKHSRDWRPFWSAASKYEVMCGLDKFVVDLAASECSYRRWQMSGLPCPHAISCITFKGLDLESFVDDHYKKDAYLRCYQEVIHPLNGPNLWERSQYDDVMPPSYRKPSHRPVKKRKRGPGDDDNRSQKSSAATSSTSKKPSHSQPIQRKRPFSVIQTGAPHIPMQKLKLMAKLPPSAWGNL from the coding sequence ATGAGTGAGAGTTTTAATGCTGTGATAGTTGAGGCTAGAGAAAAACCAATTGTCACTATGTTAGAGGACAGTAGGGTGTATATCATGACTAGGTGGGCTGCCAATAGAGCTAGGATTCAGGTTTACCAGGGTAACATTATGCTAATGATATTGAAGAAGCTAGAGAAAAGAGTAAAGCATTCTAGGGACTGGAGGCCATTTTGGTCGGCTGCTAGTAAGTATGAGGTTATGTGTGGGTTAGACAAATTTGTTGTAGATCTGGCTGCTTCTGAGTGTTCATATAGGAGGTGGCAGATGAGCGGGCTACCCTGTCCTCATGCCATTAGCTGCATAACATTCAAAGGTTTGGACTTGGAGTCATTTGTGGATGACCATTACAAGAAGGATGCTTACCTGAGGTGCTACCAGGAAGTGATACATCCTCTGAATGGGCCAAATTTGTGGGAGAGATCCCAGTATGATGATGTCATGCCACCATCATATCGGAAGCCAAGTCACCGGCCagtcaagaagaggaagagaggaccTGGGGATGATGATAACAGAAGCCAAAAGAGTAGTGCAGCAACTTCCTCCACTAGCAAGAAGCCATCACACAGTCAACCAATTCAGAGGAAGAGGCCTTTCTCTGTTATCCAGACTGGTGCACCTCATATCCCAATGCAGAAACTCAAGCTAATGGCAAAATTGCCTCCTAGTGCATGGGGCAATCTTTAA